A region of the Methylobacterium nodulans ORS 2060 genome:
CGCTGCTTGGCCTCGACCGGGCGCATGGGGGCGCAAGCCGCATCGCGGGCCTGAGGCGCTATTCCCATCACCTCACGCATGCGGCCTTCGGCCTCTGGGGCAGCCCGTTCCGGGACGCGACCTGCCTCGTCGTCGACGGCATGGGCGAGACCGGCGCCTCGGCGATCTACCGGATGGCGGCCGGGCGCATCGCCGAGGTGAAGCGCCATCGGGGGCGGGAATCGGTCGGCTTCTTCTTCGGCCTCGTCACCGATCTCGCGGGCTTCGACCAGACGAAGGGCGAGGAATGGAAGATCATGGGGCTCGCCCCCTACGGCCGCCCCGATCCCGACCTGATGGGGCTGCTGCGCCGGCTCTACCGGATCGAGGGCGGACGCCTGCGCTTCGCCGATGCGGAGACCGTTCAGGCGGTGGTCGCCGAGATCCTGGCGCGGCGCCCAACTGACGCCCTCGATTGCGGCTGGGCGGATCTCGCCCGCTGCGGGCAGGACGCCTTCGCCGAGATGATGGACGCCCTGGTGGGGCAGGCCGAAGAGCTCGCCCCGGGCGAGAATCTCGTGGTGACGGGCGGCTGCGCCCTCAACTCCTCCTACAATGGGCGCCTTCTCGGCCGCAGCGGCTACCGGCACCTGCATGTGCCCTCGGCCCCGGCCGATGACGGCAACGCGGTCGGGGCGGCCTGGCTCGCCTTCGCGGAGGACCACCCGGACTGGACCGGGCCCGGGACCGGCGCGGCGGTCACCCCCTATCTCGGCTCGACGGTCTCGACGGAGCCGCTGGAACGCATGGCGGGCTCCGAGCCGCGCCTGCGGCGCCTCGGCCATGCGGGCGTGACGCAAGCCGCGGCCGAGATCCTGGCGGCCGGGGGCCTCGTCGGCTGGGTCCAGGGCCGGGCGGAGTTCGGGCCCCGGGCGCTCGGCAACCGTTCGATCCTGGCCGATCCGCGCCCGGCCGACGCCAAGGCAATCCTCAACGCCAAGGTGAAGTACCGGGAGGCGTTCCGGCCCTTCGCGCCCTCGATCCTGGCCGAGGCCGGCCCCGACTGGTTCGAGGACTACCAGGACAGCCCCTACATGGAGCGCACCCTGGTGTGGCGCGAGGCCGTGCGCGGGCGCGTCCCGGCAGTGGTGCACGAGGACGGCACCGGCCGCCTCCAGAGCGTGACGCGGGCGCGCAACCCGGCCTATGCGGCGCTGATCGAGGCCTTCGCGGCGCGCACGGGCGTGCCGATCCTGCTCAACACCAGCTTCAACGTGATGGGCAAGCCGATCCTCCACACGGCGGAGGACGCGATCCTGATGTTCTATACCACCGGCCTCGACGCCCTGGTGGTGGAGGACTGGCTCCTGGTGAAGGACCCGGCGGTACTTCCCGGCTGCTGACGGCGGCCCGAAAAAGGGCACCGCTGTGCGGTGCCCCGACCATCCGCCCAGTGAGGCCTGGCGCCTACTCGCAGACTTCGACGCGGCGATAGGTGAAGGACTCGTCGTCGAGCCAGACCTTGCGGCGCTCGAAGTGGCAGACCGGGCCGCGGCGGCGGACGATGACGGTCTCGCCGGGATCCTCGACATAGACCCGGCGCGGCGGGGGCGCCACGTAGACCGGCGGGGGCGGGGCCGCCTGGGCGCCGTTGATAATGGCACCGGCGGCGACGCCGCCGAGCACGCCGGCAGCCGCCCCGCCGAGGATCGCGGCGCCGACGCCGTCGCGCGCCGAGGCGGCTTGCGGGGCGGTCGCAGCCAGAACAGCGGCAAGCGCCGCACACGCGCCGAGGCGCGAGAGGCCGAAAGAAGACAGAGCGCGCACGCTGGATCTCCCGAGGATGTCTGTGCAGGGTGACGGCGATTGCTTAACGAAGCGCCAAAAGGAGACGGGGCCGCGCGGGGCGCGGGTCGACGCGACACGCCTGTTGTGCGGCCGCGACGGTGCCTTGGACGGTGGCGGCGGTTTGCGGCAAATTCCGGGTGACGGGGCCGGATTCCGCGCATTGCACAGACGGGTGTGGTGCCGGTGCATCAGAGCGGCGGGCCACGATCGTCACCGCCGCCTCCGACCGGCCGCCAATTCAGCCACCTCGCTTTCCCGGACGAGTGCAGCGTCAGCGGAAGGAGATCCGGGAACCAGCACGAGGACCTGCCGCGAAGCAGCTCAATATTCCAGCACCGGTGCTGACAAGCGGTCGCTGCGCGAGGTCCTGTGCTGGGCCCCGAGTCGCATTCCGCTGCCGCTGCATGCGCCCGGGAAAAAGGCCCGACCGCCTGCGCGCCGAGCCCTTGTCGAACCGGAAACGATGCGTCCTCACGCCTCGGCGGCGTAGCGCCCGTGGCAGTGCTTGTACTTCTTGCCCGAGCCGCAGGGGCAGGGCTCGTTGCGGCCGACGCGGCCCCAGGTGGAGGCATCGGCGGGATCGCGCTCCAGCACGGCCCCCTCGGTGTTGAGGCCCTGCGCCGCATAGCCATAGGCGCCGCCGGCCGCCCCGAAGCTGCCGCTGCCCTCCGGCAGGAAGAACTCGTTCTCGCCGGTCACCGGGTCGAGGTGCTGGGCGAACATCGGCGGCAGGCTCGGCGCCTCGGGCTCCTGCATCATGATCTCGATGCGCATGAGCTGGCCCGTCACCTGTTCGCGGAGCGAGCCGATCAGGCCGTTGAAGAGCTCGAAGGCCTCCGACTTGTACTCGTTGAGCGGATCGCGCTGGGCGATGCCGCGCCAGCCGATCACCTGCCGCAGATGGTCGAGGGTGACGAGGTGCTCGCGCCAGAGATGGTCGAGGCTCTGCAGCAGAACCTGCTTCTCGACATAGGCCATCAGCTCGGGGCCGTTGCGGGTGACGCGGTCGGCATAGGCCTCGTCGGCGGCCTTGCGCAGGCGCTCGCGGATCTCCTCGTCGGCGATCCCCTCCTCCTTGGCCCAATCCTCGACGGGCACGTCGAGGTTGAGCTGATTCTCGATGCTCGCGCGCAGGCCCGCGATGTCCCACTGCTCCGGATAGGCGTCCTCCGGGATGTGCTGCGCCACCACGTCGTCGACGACCCCGTGGCGCATCTCGTCGACCGTCTCGCGCACGCTCTCCTGGGCCATGAACTCGCGGCGCTGCTCGAACACCACCTTGCGCTGGTCGTTCATGACGTTGTCGTACTTCAGCACGTTCTTGCGCATGTCGAAGTTGCGCGCTTCGACCTTCTGCTGCGCCTTGGCGATGGCCTTGTTGATCCAGGGATGGATGATGGCTTCGCCCTGTTCCAGGCCGAGCTTCTGCAGCATGCCGTCCATGCGGTCGGAGCCGAAGATCCGCATCAGGTCGTCCTGAAGCGAGAGGTAGAATTTCGAGCGGCCGGGATCGCCCTGGCGGCCGGAGCGGCCGCGCAGCTGGTTGTCGATGCGCCGGCTCTCATTGCGCTCGGTGCCGATGATGTAGAGGCCGCCGGGCAGACCGGTCTTGCGCCCCGCCGCCGGGTCGGCCGGCTCGCCGGAGGTCAGCACCTTGGCCCGGTTCTCCTCGATCTCCTGCTTGATCGCCACGATGCGGGCCTCGCGCTCCGGCCCCTCGGGCAGGCCGGCGAGCTCCTGCGTCACGCGCATCTCGACGTTGCCGCCGAGCTTGATGTCGGTGCCGCGCCCGGCCATGTTCGTCGCGATGGTGATCGCGCCCGGCACGCCCGCCTGCGCCACGATATAGGCCTCCTGCTCGTGGAAGCGGGCGTTCAGCACGGCGAATTTCTTCGTCACCCGGCCGTCGCGGGCGGCGGCGTAGACCTCCTCCATGGCCGAGGCGTTGCTGTAGTCGAGGGGCTTGTAGCCGTGCCTCTCAAGGAGCGCCGCGAGGTGCTCCGAGCGCTCGATCGAGCCGGTGCCGACCAGCACCGGCTGGTGGCGGGCATGGGCCTTGTCGATCTCCGCGATGATCGCCGCGTATTTCTCCTCCGCCGTGCGGTAGACCTCGTCGTCCTCGTCCACGCGCTCGACCGGCCTGTTGGTCGGGATCTCGACCACGCCAAGGTTGTAGATCTCCTGGAACTCGTCGGCTTCGGTCGAGGCGGTGCCGGTCATGCCGGCGAGCTTCTTGTAGAGGCGGAAGTAGTTCTGGAAGGTGATGGAGGCGAGCGTCTGGTTCTCGGGCTGGATCGTGACGCGCTCCTTGGCCTCGAGCGCCTGGTGGAGCCCTTCCGAGTAGCGCCGGCCCGGCATCATGCGGCCGGTGAACTCGTCGATGATCACCACCTCGTCGTTGCGGACGATGTAGTCCTTGTCGCGCGTGAACAGGGTATGGGCGCGCAGCGCCTGGTTCACATGGTGCACGATGGTGATGTTGTGGGCGTCGTAGAGGTCGCCCTCCTTGAGCACCCCCGCCTCGCGCAGGAGCTCCTCGATATGCTCGTTGCCGCTCTCGGTGAGCGAGACCGTGCGCTGCTTCTCGTCGAGGTCGTAATCCTCCCGCGCGAGGCGCGGCATCAGCGCGTCGATCGCCACGTAGAGGTCCGAGCGGTCGTCGATCGGGCCGGAGATGATGAGGGGGGTACGGGCCTCGTCGATCAGGATCGAATCGACCTCGTCGACGATCGCGAAAGCATGGCCGCGCTGGACCATCTGGCCCAGCTCGTACTTCATGTTGTCGCGCAGGTAGTCGAAGCCGTACTCGTTGTTGGTGCCGTAGGTGATGTCGCAGGCATAGGCCGCCTTGCGCTCGGCGTCGTCGAGCCCGTGGACGATGATGCCGGTGGTGAGGCCGAGGAAGTCGTAGATCCGACCCATCCACTCGGCGTCGCGCCGGGCGAGGTAGTCGTTGACCGTGACGACGTGGACACCGTTGCCGGCGAGCGCGTTGAGGTAGGTGGCGAGCGTGGCGACGAGCGTCTTGCCCTCACCGGTCTTCATCTCGGCGATGCCGCCCTCGTGCAGCACCATGCCGCCGATGAGCTGCACGTCGAAATGGCGCTGGCCGAGCACGCGCTTGGCCGCCTCGCGCACGGTGGCGAAGGCCGGCACCAGGATGTCGTCCAGGGACTTGCCGTTGGCGAGCTCCGCCTTGAGCGCGTCGGTGCGGGCGCG
Encoded here:
- a CDS encoding carbamoyltransferase family protein, translated to MRYYLGLATTFHDPALALIGPDGGILFAEATERYLQYKRAPNCEPDSAPRMAGLLGRFLPAGAELVVATSWGPDFSSFLARSAAAGAFGLEALAAHAPGLNRSLVPERAERTFIAELGVAQGRAGYGTLLGLDRAHGGASRIAGLRRYSHHLTHAAFGLWGSPFRDATCLVVDGMGETGASAIYRMAAGRIAEVKRHRGRESVGFFFGLVTDLAGFDQTKGEEWKIMGLAPYGRPDPDLMGLLRRLYRIEGGRLRFADAETVQAVVAEILARRPTDALDCGWADLARCGQDAFAEMMDALVGQAEELAPGENLVVTGGCALNSSYNGRLLGRSGYRHLHVPSAPADDGNAVGAAWLAFAEDHPDWTGPGTGAAVTPYLGSTVSTEPLERMAGSEPRLRRLGHAGVTQAAAEILAAGGLVGWVQGRAEFGPRALGNRSILADPRPADAKAILNAKVKYREAFRPFAPSILAEAGPDWFEDYQDSPYMERTLVWREAVRGRVPAVVHEDGTGRLQSVTRARNPAYAALIEAFAARTGVPILLNTSFNVMGKPILHTAEDAILMFYTTGLDALVVEDWLLVKDPAVLPGC
- the secA gene encoding preprotein translocase subunit SecA, yielding MLGAIAKKIFGSSNDRRVKGYRPRVAAINALEPEMEALSDEALRARTDALKAELANGKSLDDILVPAFATVREAAKRVLGQRHFDVQLIGGMVLHEGGIAEMKTGEGKTLVATLATYLNALAGNGVHVVTVNDYLARRDAEWMGRIYDFLGLTTGIIVHGLDDAERKAAYACDITYGTNNEYGFDYLRDNMKYELGQMVQRGHAFAIVDEVDSILIDEARTPLIISGPIDDRSDLYVAIDALMPRLAREDYDLDEKQRTVSLTESGNEHIEELLREAGVLKEGDLYDAHNITIVHHVNQALRAHTLFTRDKDYIVRNDEVVIIDEFTGRMMPGRRYSEGLHQALEAKERVTIQPENQTLASITFQNYFRLYKKLAGMTGTASTEADEFQEIYNLGVVEIPTNRPVERVDEDDEVYRTAEEKYAAIIAEIDKAHARHQPVLVGTGSIERSEHLAALLERHGYKPLDYSNASAMEEVYAAARDGRVTKKFAVLNARFHEQEAYIVAQAGVPGAITIATNMAGRGTDIKLGGNVEMRVTQELAGLPEGPEREARIVAIKQEIEENRAKVLTSGEPADPAAGRKTGLPGGLYIIGTERNESRRIDNQLRGRSGRQGDPGRSKFYLSLQDDLMRIFGSDRMDGMLQKLGLEQGEAIIHPWINKAIAKAQQKVEARNFDMRKNVLKYDNVMNDQRKVVFEQRREFMAQESVRETVDEMRHGVVDDVVAQHIPEDAYPEQWDIAGLRASIENQLNLDVPVEDWAKEEGIADEEIRERLRKAADEAYADRVTRNGPELMAYVEKQVLLQSLDHLWREHLVTLDHLRQVIGWRGIAQRDPLNEYKSEAFELFNGLIGSLREQVTGQLMRIEIMMQEPEAPSLPPMFAQHLDPVTGENEFFLPEGSGSFGAAGGAYGYAAQGLNTEGAVLERDPADASTWGRVGRNEPCPCGSGKKYKHCHGRYAAEA